Genomic window (Synechococcus sp. LA31):
TCATCGCGGTTCAGCCGACAGGAGGCGTGTTCAGTTTGTAGCCGCTGTCGATCGTGCTCTCGGGCAGTGGTTGGCTCTCCTCGTTGGGGATCATCACCTCGATGTAGGCGGCGCCATCGTGGGTGTCGATCTGATCGAGCACGGCATCCAGCTCGGCCACCGTGCTCACGCGGGCGCTCAGCCAGTTCTTGCAGCCGAAGGCTTCCGGCAGCAGGTGGTAGTTCACCGGAGCCAGGTCGTCGTAGCCGTGGCCGCGCTCGCTGATCACATCCTCGATGCCGTAGAGGCCGTTGTTGAGCACGAAGATCCGCGGTTTCACGCCGTAGCGGCCCATCACGGCCAGTTCGTTCAGGGTGAGCTGGTGGGATCCATCACCGGTCACCATCCAGGTGTGCCCTTCGGCTTTGGCCATCACCACACCGAGGCAGGCCGGCGTGGCCCAGCCGATGGAGCCCCAGAGACCCTGGCCTTCGGCGCTCACACCTGCCGGCAGCAGCACTTTGTTGAGGTGGGTCATGCAGGTGCCGGTTTCGATCACCAGCGTGTCGCCGGAGCGCAGCCGCCGCTGCAGACGTGGGTAGAAGCTGGCTGAGCTGGTGGCATCGCCGGGTCCACCCACCAGCGGCATCGCCTCCATCTTCAGGCCGTGATCGTTGCAGCGGGTGGTGACGCGTTCGCACAGGGCATTGAGCACATCATCGATCGCCACATTCACGAACACCTTGCCACCGGCGCGTACGAAGTTGTCCTGAATCGACACCACCTTGGCGGGGTCATAATTACCTGTCCACAGGCCGGTGTTGAGTTCGGTGGTGACGATCCCGCCGATGTCGAGCACGAAGTCGGCATGGCCGACCAGATCGCGCACCTCGTTCGACGATGACCAGTCGCCCGCATAGAGCCCCGCATATTGCGGTATCGCTTCGTCGATGGTGCCTTTGTCGTTCGGGGTGAGGGCGGTGGGCAGGTTGGCTTTGCGGATCAGTTCCAGCGCCTGCTCGCGCACGCCATAACGGCTCACGAGATGGGTGAGCACCGCCACGGGGCGTTGCGCTGCATCCAAACGGGCCAGGATCGTGCCCACCGCGGCTTCCAGTTCTTCGGGCACGCTGTGTTGCCGCTTGATGACCGTGAGCGGTTGTCCGGTGACCGGTGTGCCGAGCACGGGTTGGCCGCCGTTCACCTCCGAGATCACCAGGTAGGCGGGCTTGCTCTGGCGCAGGGCTTCACGAATC
Coding sequences:
- a CDS encoding alpha-keto acid decarboxylase family protein, whose translation is MTAPSVAQYTLSRLSQLGLDRIFGVPGDYAFSIDDAAELVPGLSWVACANELNAAYAADGYARIRGAAILSTTYGVGELSAINGVMGSKAHRLPVFHLVGMPSERIQKQGLITHHNLGDAVYDRFQALSVEAACVSAVLTPDNCVDELERVIREALRQSKPAYLVISEVNGGQPVLGTPVTGQPLTVIKRQHSVPEELEAAVGTILARLDAAQRPVAVLTHLVSRYGVREQALELIRKANLPTALTPNDKGTIDEAIPQYAGLYAGDWSSSNEVRDLVGHADFVLDIGGIVTTELNTGLWTGNYDPAKVVSIQDNFVRAGGKVFVNVAIDDVLNALCERVTTRCNDHGLKMEAMPLVGGPGDATSSASFYPRLQRRLRSGDTLVIETGTCMTHLNKVLLPAGVSAEGQGLWGSIGWATPACLGVVMAKAEGHTWMVTGDGSHQLTLNELAVMGRYGVKPRIFVLNNGLYGIEDVISERGHGYDDLAPVNYHLLPEAFGCKNWLSARVSTVAELDAVLDQIDTHDGAAYIEVMIPNEESQPLPESTIDSGYKLNTPPVG